From a region of the Rouxiella sp. S1S-2 genome:
- the sixA gene encoding phosphohistidine phosphatase SixA, whose protein sequence is MQVVIMRHGEAALDAASDSVRPLTDCGCDETVCMASWLNGRSVKIQRVLVSPYLRAQQTLEKVRQAIALPEKVDVLPELTPGGDPALVAEELQALAKEGVSSVLVVSHLPLVGYLVAELCPGKCPPMFATSAMASVEINADTGQGSFDWQFSPSQVIAKACG, encoded by the coding sequence ATGCAAGTTGTGATTATGCGTCACGGTGAGGCTGCTCTCGATGCGGCCAGCGATTCGGTAAGACCTCTAACCGATTGTGGATGTGACGAAACAGTATGTATGGCGTCCTGGTTAAACGGCCGCTCCGTCAAGATTCAGCGTGTTCTGGTGAGCCCTTATCTGCGGGCGCAGCAAACGCTGGAAAAAGTGCGTCAGGCGATAGCGCTTCCTGAAAAGGTCGACGTGTTGCCAGAATTGACGCCCGGCGGCGATCCTGCTTTAGTCGCCGAGGAGCTGCAGGCCCTGGCAAAAGAGGGGGTTAGCTCAGTACTGGTGGTGTCTCACTTGCCGCTGGTGGGCTATCTGGTGGCTGAATTATGCCCCGGGAAATGTCCGCCAATGTTTGCAACCTCTGCCATGGCCAGTGTTGAAATTAACGCCGACACGGGGCAGGGCAGTTTTGACTGGCAATTTAGTCCTTCACAGGTGATTGCAAAAGCCTGCGGTTGA
- the smrB gene encoding endonuclease SmrB: MKKKFSLNKEDLTLFREAVPGTKRLKNDTILHKPTRKPQVIASPKRLLQEQVDATYYFSDEFQPMLDNEGPVRHVRPDVSHFELKKLRRGDYSPELFLDLHGLTQREAKQELGALIAACRREHVHCACVMHGHGKHILKQQTPLWLAQHPDVEAFHQAPRELGGNAALLVLVELDDKTRED; the protein is encoded by the coding sequence ATGAAGAAAAAATTCTCCCTGAATAAGGAAGACCTCACCTTATTTCGTGAGGCGGTACCGGGCACCAAGCGTTTGAAAAACGATACTATTTTGCATAAACCTACGCGAAAGCCACAGGTTATTGCCTCGCCGAAACGGCTATTGCAAGAGCAGGTTGACGCAACGTACTATTTTTCCGATGAGTTCCAGCCGATGCTGGACAATGAAGGGCCGGTGCGTCACGTCAGGCCTGATGTCAGCCATTTTGAGCTGAAAAAACTGCGCCGCGGCGATTATTCACCTGAGCTTTTTCTGGACTTGCATGGTCTTACCCAGCGAGAAGCGAAGCAGGAGCTGGGTGCGCTGATTGCGGCCTGTCGCCGTGAACACGTGCACTGTGCCTGCGTGATGCACGGCCACGGCAAACACATTCTAAAGCAACAGACGCCGCTTTGGCTGGCTCAGCACCCGGACGTAGAGGCTTTTCATCAGGCGCCGCGTGAGCTTGGGGGAAATGCTGCGCTGCTGGTTCTGGTCGAGCTGGACGATAAAACGCGGGAAGACTAG
- the prmB gene encoding 50S ribosomal protein L3 N(5)-glutamine methyltransferase: MDKIFVDEAVSELHTIQDMLRWTVSRLNAANVYYGHGTDNPWDEAVQLVLPSVFLPLDIPEDMHTARLTSSERHRIVERVIRRVNERVPVAYLTNKAWFCGMEFYVDERVLVPRSPIAELINNRFAGILQHQPEHILDMCTGSGCIAIACAYAFPETEVDAVDISADALAVAERNIDTHCIEQWVTPIRSDLFRELPVLQYDLIVTNPPYVDEDDMADLPDEYRHEPELGLASGSDGLKLTRRILACAPDYLTDNGVLVCEVGNSMVHLMEQYPDIPFTWLEFENGGDGVFMLTKQQLQDCAAHFSIYRS, translated from the coding sequence TTGGATAAAATATTCGTCGACGAAGCCGTCAGTGAGCTGCATACCATTCAGGATATGCTGCGCTGGACCGTCAGCCGCCTGAATGCCGCTAATGTTTATTACGGGCATGGAACGGATAATCCTTGGGACGAGGCCGTACAACTGGTGTTGCCAAGCGTGTTTCTGCCGCTCGACATTCCTGAAGATATGCACACCGCGCGCCTGACCTCCAGCGAGCGTCATCGTATTGTTGAGCGCGTGATCCGCCGCGTCAATGAGCGCGTACCTGTTGCTTACCTGACCAATAAAGCCTGGTTCTGCGGCATGGAGTTTTACGTTGATGAACGCGTGCTGGTCCCGCGCTCGCCGATTGCTGAACTGATCAACAACCGCTTTGCCGGCATTTTGCAGCACCAGCCTGAGCATATTCTTGATATGTGTACCGGCAGCGGCTGTATCGCAATTGCCTGCGCCTACGCCTTCCCCGAGACGGAAGTGGATGCGGTTGATATCTCCGCCGACGCGCTGGCGGTTGCTGAACGTAACATCGACACCCACTGCATTGAGCAATGGGTTACGCCAATTCGTTCTGACCTGTTCCGCGAACTGCCTGTGTTGCAGTACGACCTGATTGTGACCAACCCGCCCTACGTTGACGAAGACGACATGGCAGACCTGCCGGACGAATATCGCCACGAGCCTGAGTTAGGCCTGGCTTCCGGCAGCGATGGTTTGAAACTGACACGTCGTATTCTGGCCTGTGCACCTGATTACCTCACTGACAACGGCGTGCTGGTTTGTGAAGTGGGCAACAGCATGGTACATCTGATGGAACAATATCCGGATATTCCCTTTACCTGGCTGGAGTTTGAGAACGGCGGTGACGGCGTATTTATGCTGACCAAACAACAGTTGCAGGACTGCGCGGCGCACTTCAGCATTTACCGCAGCTAA
- the aroC gene encoding chorismate synthase, producing the protein MAGNSIGQFFRVTTFGESHGIALGCIIDGVPPGIPLTEADLQHDLDRRRPGTSRYTTQRREADEVKILSGVFEGVTTGTSIGLIIENTDQRSQDYSAIKDVFRPGHADYTYEQKYGTRDYRGGGRSSARETAMRVAAGAVAKKYLAQKFGVKVRGYLAQMGDVSCELKDWDLVETNPFFCPDESKLEALDELMRELKKAGDSIGAKITVVAENVPTGLGEPVFDRLDADIAHALMSINAVKGVEIGDGFAVVNKRGSENRDEITPQGFESNHAGGILGGISSGQAVVAHIALKPTSSITVPGRTINREGEQVEMITKGRHDPCVGIRAVPIAEAMMAIVLMDHLLRQRAQCGDVNSSVPRW; encoded by the coding sequence ATGGCTGGGAACAGTATTGGGCAATTTTTCCGCGTCACTACTTTTGGTGAATCCCACGGTATCGCGTTGGGATGTATTATTGACGGCGTTCCTCCGGGTATTCCTCTGACCGAGGCTGACCTGCAGCACGATCTCGACCGCCGTCGCCCGGGTACGTCTCGCTATACCACGCAGCGTCGTGAAGCCGATGAAGTGAAAATTTTATCAGGCGTGTTTGAGGGCGTGACGACCGGCACCAGCATTGGTCTGATTATCGAAAATACCGATCAGCGTTCGCAGGATTACAGCGCCATCAAAGACGTATTTCGTCCGGGACACGCTGATTACACCTACGAGCAAAAGTATGGCACTCGCGACTATCGCGGCGGCGGTCGTTCCTCTGCGCGTGAAACCGCGATGCGCGTTGCCGCCGGTGCTGTCGCCAAAAAATACCTGGCGCAGAAGTTTGGCGTGAAGGTTCGCGGCTATCTGGCACAGATGGGCGACGTCAGCTGCGAGCTGAAAGACTGGGATTTGGTCGAAACCAACCCGTTCTTCTGCCCGGACGAGTCCAAGCTTGAAGCACTGGACGAACTGATGCGCGAGCTTAAAAAAGCCGGTGATTCTATCGGGGCCAAAATTACCGTGGTGGCAGAAAACGTGCCAACCGGATTAGGCGAGCCGGTGTTCGACCGTCTGGACGCCGACATTGCCCATGCGCTGATGAGCATTAACGCGGTGAAAGGCGTTGAAATCGGCGACGGTTTTGCCGTGGTGAACAAGCGCGGCAGCGAAAACCGTGACGAAATTACGCCGCAGGGCTTTGAAAGCAATCACGCGGGCGGCATTCTCGGCGGCATCAGCAGCGGTCAGGCGGTGGTTGCGCATATTGCTTTGAAACCAACGTCGAGCATTACCGTGCCGGGCCGCACTATCAATCGCGAAGGCGAGCAGGTCGAAATGATCACCAAAGGTCGCCACGACCCTTGTGTTGGCATTCGCGCCGTGCCCATTGCCGAAGCCATGATGGCCATTGTGTTGATGGACCACCTGCTGCGCCAGCGCGCGCAGTGTGGCGATGTTAACTCTAGCGTTCCGCGCTGGTAG
- the mepA gene encoding penicillin-insensitive murein endopeptidase produces the protein MKIGLIGLLAAAVAFPALAITPWQRITQPIAGVPQAVGSYANGCQIGAKSLPLDSPDYQVMRTDQRRFYGQPDLLTFIKRLSSEANRQSLGTVLIGDMAMPAGGRFSSGHASHQSGLDVDIWLQLPRKRWTEQQLLKPQPIDLVSRDGKNIVKSQWQPQIEKLIKLAAEDTDVVRIFVNPAIKQQLCADAGSDREWLHKVRPWFGHRAHMHVRLRCPVGDHNCESQAPPPAGDGCGAELQSWFLPPKPGSGVPEKREPPPLPAVCQALLDKHVGQL, from the coding sequence ATGAAAATCGGATTGATCGGCCTGTTGGCCGCCGCGGTGGCGTTCCCCGCACTGGCGATTACGCCGTGGCAGCGTATCACTCAGCCTATTGCCGGCGTTCCGCAGGCAGTGGGCAGCTATGCTAACGGCTGCCAGATAGGGGCTAAATCTCTGCCGCTCGACTCGCCTGACTATCAGGTAATGAGAACGGATCAGCGCCGCTTTTATGGTCAACCGGACCTGCTGACCTTTATCAAGCGCTTGTCGTCGGAGGCCAATCGTCAGAGTTTGGGCACTGTACTGATTGGCGATATGGCAATGCCTGCTGGAGGGCGTTTTAGCAGCGGACATGCCAGTCATCAGTCGGGTCTCGACGTCGATATCTGGCTGCAACTGCCGCGCAAGCGCTGGACGGAGCAACAGCTGCTAAAACCGCAACCGATTGATTTGGTTAGTCGTGACGGTAAAAACATTGTTAAAAGCCAATGGCAGCCGCAGATCGAAAAGCTAATTAAGCTTGCGGCTGAAGACACCGACGTGGTGCGCATTTTTGTTAATCCGGCGATTAAACAGCAGCTCTGTGCCGATGCGGGCAGCGACCGCGAATGGTTGCATAAAGTCAGACCGTGGTTTGGGCACCGTGCGCACATGCATGTTCGCCTGCGTTGTCCTGTGGGTGACCACAACTGTGAAAGTCAGGCACCGCCTCCTGCGGGTGACGGCTGTGGCGCCGAGCTGCAAAGCTGGTTCCTGCCGCCAAAACCGGGCAGTGGCGTACCTGAAAAGCGCGAGCCGCCTCCGCTGCCAGCCGTTTGTCAGGCATTGCTTGATAAACACGTGGGCCAGCTTTAA
- a CDS encoding elongation factor P hydroxylase yields MSDSTEKHHYQQLIDIFDGCFSQDFNTRLVRGDDEPIYLPADEQEDFNRIVFAHGYYASALHEISHWCVAGAERRKLVDFGYWYCPDGRDAQTQSEFESVEIKPQSYEWMFCAAAGFNFNVSCDNLSGDCEPDRIGFQHKVRAEVLKTLQKGLPERPARFIKALQSFYNTAPLSADSFPAPQEL; encoded by the coding sequence ATGTCAGATTCAACGGAAAAACATCATTATCAGCAGCTCATTGATATTTTTGATGGCTGTTTCAGTCAGGACTTCAACACTCGCCTGGTAAGGGGCGACGACGAGCCGATTTATCTGCCTGCCGACGAACAGGAGGACTTTAACCGCATCGTTTTCGCTCACGGCTATTATGCCAGCGCGCTGCACGAGATTTCTCACTGGTGCGTGGCGGGCGCAGAAAGACGCAAGCTGGTGGATTTCGGCTATTGGTACTGCCCCGACGGACGGGATGCACAGACGCAAAGTGAGTTTGAGTCAGTTGAAATAAAGCCCCAGTCATACGAATGGATGTTCTGCGCTGCCGCAGGCTTTAATTTTAATGTCAGCTGTGACAATCTGAGCGGCGACTGTGAACCGGATCGGATTGGTTTTCAGCACAAGGTCCGTGCAGAAGTATTGAAGACGCTGCAGAAAGGGCTGCCTGAGCGCCCGGCGCGCTTTATCAAGGCGCTGCAGTCGTTTTACAATACCGCACCATTGAGTGCCGACTCTTTTCCCGCTCCTCAAGAGCTTTAA
- a CDS encoding YfcL family protein gives MIAEFEGRIFALIEDMVESATDDELFASGYLQGHLTVSVAEAEANGENTSQQLKARVQSSLDKAILAGELSPRDQVLVLGMWENLYQKALPETERE, from the coding sequence ATGATCGCAGAATTTGAAGGGCGTATTTTCGCGCTGATTGAAGACATGGTTGAAAGCGCCACTGACGATGAGCTGTTTGCAAGCGGCTATCTGCAGGGTCATCTGACTGTTTCAGTCGCAGAAGCCGAAGCCAACGGTGAGAATACCTCGCAGCAGTTAAAAGCCCGCGTGCAGAGCAGTCTGGACAAAGCAATCCTGGCAGGTGAGCTTTCACCGCGCGATCAGGTGCTGGTGCTGGGTATGTGGGAAAACCTCTACCAGAAAGCCTTGCCTGAAACTGAGCGTGAATAA
- the mnmC gene encoding bifunctional tRNA (5-methylaminomethyl-2-thiouridine)(34)-methyltransferase MnmD/FAD-dependent 5-carboxymethylaminomethyl-2-thiouridine(34) oxidoreductase MnmC gives MDHNPIQPADLSWNEQGTPVSRQFDDIYFSDQGGLHETRHVFLNGNHFPARFATHPRPLLVVAETGFGTGLNFLTLWQAFTEFSQSSDVFKQQPLQTTLQRLHFISYEKFPLSVEDLEMAHRNWPELAPYAEKLRQQWPLPFAGCHRLLLDDGRVTLDLWFGDVTHLLPNSDPSLYQQVDAWFLDGFAPSKNPDMWSDELFASMAKLSRVEGTFATFTAAGFVRRGLQQAGYNVSKVKGHGKKREMLSGWRADNPIAAHPAPWYARPAAKNPQDVAIIGGGVASALLSLALLRRGYEVTLYCADESPAQGASGNRQGAIYPLLNGRHDAIEQFFAHAFTFAHRQYMQFSNIGLQFDGQWCGVAQLGFDEKSQLKIDKLLEGGWPRALASGLTAEQMAEEVGLTCDVGGVHYPLGGWLCPAELTAQAIGYAQSLGLRVHYQHQASALAATDSQGWRVEFAEQPAKEHATLVMANGAAIAAFEQSARLPVYAVSGQVSHIPTTPSLSKLRQVLCYDGYLTPVNPNNRQHCIGASYHRAEQLAVYRDEDQLQNRQRLIDCLPEQPWPQEIDVSAGLARNGVRCATRDHLPMVGNVPDYESLLSTYEDLPTRLQQQQLIEPSPVHANLFMLGALGSRGLSSAPLAAEILAAQIAGEPQPLDASTLAALNPNRMWVRKLIKGRPVTHLD, from the coding sequence GTGGATCACAACCCCATACAACCGGCCGATTTAAGCTGGAACGAACAGGGTACACCTGTTTCCCGACAGTTTGATGACATCTACTTTTCGGATCAGGGCGGCCTGCATGAAACGCGTCACGTCTTTCTTAACGGCAACCATTTCCCCGCGCGATTTGCCACTCACCCTCGCCCACTTTTGGTGGTTGCAGAAACGGGTTTTGGCACCGGTTTAAACTTTCTGACGCTCTGGCAGGCCTTTACAGAATTCAGTCAATCTTCAGACGTATTCAAGCAACAGCCTCTTCAGACAACGCTCCAGCGATTACATTTCATCAGCTATGAAAAATTTCCGCTTTCGGTAGAAGATTTGGAGATGGCGCACCGTAACTGGCCCGAATTAGCTCCTTATGCTGAAAAACTGCGCCAACAGTGGCCGCTGCCTTTTGCCGGTTGCCATCGTCTACTGCTCGACGATGGCCGCGTCACGCTGGACCTGTGGTTCGGTGACGTCACGCATCTGCTGCCCAACAGTGACCCGAGCCTCTATCAACAGGTGGATGCCTGGTTCCTTGACGGCTTTGCCCCGTCTAAAAACCCCGACATGTGGAGCGACGAATTGTTTGCTTCGATGGCAAAGCTGAGTCGGGTCGAGGGTACTTTCGCCACCTTTACGGCGGCAGGTTTTGTGCGCCGCGGGCTACAGCAGGCCGGTTACAACGTCAGTAAAGTAAAAGGACACGGCAAGAAGCGCGAGATGCTCAGCGGATGGCGGGCTGATAACCCGATTGCTGCACATCCTGCCCCGTGGTATGCCCGCCCGGCGGCAAAAAATCCGCAAGATGTAGCTATTATTGGCGGCGGCGTGGCAAGCGCGCTGCTCTCACTGGCGTTGCTGCGTCGCGGCTATGAAGTAACGCTTTACTGCGCCGATGAATCACCCGCACAGGGCGCCTCGGGAAATCGTCAGGGGGCAATTTATCCGCTGCTGAATGGTCGGCATGATGCTATTGAACAATTTTTTGCTCACGCCTTTACCTTTGCCCACCGCCAATACATGCAGTTTTCGAACATTGGTCTGCAATTCGATGGCCAATGGTGTGGCGTAGCACAGTTGGGGTTCGATGAAAAAAGTCAGCTCAAGATAGATAAGCTGCTCGAGGGTGGATGGCCGCGGGCCTTGGCGAGCGGCCTTACCGCGGAGCAAATGGCCGAAGAAGTGGGGTTAACCTGTGATGTCGGCGGGGTACATTACCCGCTGGGTGGGTGGCTGTGCCCTGCCGAGTTAACGGCGCAGGCCATAGGCTACGCGCAGTCGCTGGGTCTGCGGGTGCATTATCAGCATCAGGCTAGCGCACTTGCGGCGACAGACTCTCAAGGTTGGCGGGTAGAATTTGCCGAGCAACCGGCAAAAGAACACGCTACGCTGGTGATGGCCAACGGTGCGGCCATTGCGGCGTTTGAGCAAAGCGCAAGGCTCCCAGTTTACGCGGTAAGTGGGCAGGTTTCTCATATTCCCACTACGCCGTCGCTGAGCAAACTTAGACAGGTGCTGTGCTATGACGGCTATCTAACGCCGGTGAATCCCAATAACCGCCAGCACTGCATCGGTGCCAGCTATCATCGCGCCGAGCAGTTAGCCGTTTACCGCGATGAGGATCAGTTGCAAAATCGCCAGCGGCTGATTGACTGCCTGCCCGAACAGCCGTGGCCGCAGGAGATTGACGTCAGTGCCGGATTGGCCCGCAACGGCGTGCGCTGCGCCACGCGCGACCACTTGCCGATGGTCGGCAACGTGCCAGACTATGAAAGCCTGCTAAGCACCTATGAAGATTTGCCAACGCGGCTGCAGCAGCAACAGCTTATTGAACCATCACCGGTGCACGCCAACCTATTTATGCTCGGCGCACTCGGGTCGCGGGGATTAAGTTCCGCCCCTTTGGCCGCCGAGATTCTGGCAGCGCAGATTGCCGGTGAACCCCAGCCACTCGACGCTTCAACGCTGGCGGCGCTTAATCCTAACCGCATGTGGGTTAGAAAGCTGATTAAAGGCCGTCCGGTTACTCATCTCGACTGA
- the fabB gene encoding beta-ketoacyl-ACP synthase I, translated as MKRAVITGLGIISSIGNNKQEVLESLKKGTSGITFSQEFKDAGMRSQVWGNVKLDTTGLIDRKVLRFMSDASVYAYLSMEQAIADSGLTPEMVSNERTGLIAGSGGGSPRNQVAGSDAMRSPRGLKGVGPYMVTKAMASGVSACLATPFKIRGVNYSISSACATSAHCIGNAVEMIQLGKQDIVFAGGGEELCWEMACEFDAMGAMSRGYNETPDKASRTYDTERDGFVIAGGGGMVVVEELEHALARGAHIYAEIIGYGATSDGADMVAPSGEGAVRCMKMAMQGVDTPIDYLNVHGTSTPIGDVKELGAVREVFGDNSPAISSTKAMTGHSLGAAGVQEAIYTLLMAENNFIAPSINVENLDEAALGLNIVTEPTERQLTTVMSNSFGFGGTNATLVMRKMTNNR; from the coding sequence ATGAAACGTGCTGTCATTACTGGTCTGGGCATTATCTCGAGCATCGGTAACAACAAGCAGGAAGTTCTGGAGTCGCTTAAAAAAGGCACATCAGGGATCACCTTCTCGCAAGAATTTAAAGATGCCGGTATGAGAAGCCAAGTCTGGGGCAATGTAAAGTTGGACACTACTGGTCTTATCGACCGTAAAGTCCTGCGTTTCATGAGTGACGCCTCCGTTTATGCTTATCTTTCAATGGAACAGGCGATTGCCGACTCTGGCCTGACGCCAGAAATGGTCTCGAACGAACGCACTGGCCTGATTGCAGGCTCTGGCGGCGGTTCTCCACGTAACCAGGTTGCAGGTTCTGACGCAATGCGTTCACCGCGCGGCTTGAAAGGCGTGGGTCCTTACATGGTGACCAAAGCGATGGCATCCGGCGTTTCTGCCTGCCTGGCAACACCGTTCAAGATCCGCGGCGTTAACTATTCCATCAGCTCTGCCTGCGCAACCTCTGCTCACTGCATCGGTAACGCGGTAGAAATGATCCAACTCGGCAAGCAAGATATTGTTTTTGCTGGCGGCGGCGAAGAGCTGTGTTGGGAAATGGCCTGCGAATTCGACGCAATGGGTGCGATGTCTCGCGGTTATAACGAGACGCCAGATAAAGCATCCCGCACCTATGACACCGAACGCGACGGCTTTGTTATTGCCGGCGGCGGCGGCATGGTGGTGGTTGAGGAACTTGAGCACGCACTGGCTCGTGGCGCGCACATCTATGCCGAAATCATCGGCTATGGTGCAACGTCAGACGGCGCGGATATGGTTGCTCCATCAGGTGAAGGCGCGGTTCGTTGCATGAAGATGGCAATGCAGGGCGTTGATACTCCGATTGACTACCTCAACGTGCACGGCACCTCTACGCCAATTGGCGACGTGAAAGAGCTGGGTGCAGTTCGCGAAGTGTTTGGTGATAACTCACCGGCAATCTCTTCGACCAAAGCCATGACCGGCCACTCGCTGGGTGCTGCGGGCGTGCAGGAAGCGATTTATACCTTGCTGATGGCCGAGAACAACTTCATTGCGCCAAGCATCAACGTTGAAAATCTCGACGAGGCGGCACTCGGTCTGAATATCGTGACCGAACCGACCGAGCGTCAGCTGACCACAGTGATGTCAAACAGCTTCGGCTTCGGCGGTACTAACGCCACACTGGTGATGCGTAAGATGACTAACAATCGTTAA
- a CDS encoding DUF2946 domain-containing protein has protein sequence MMISIGQIAHSRRRFPAWQGICAILMLFIAPVVSKALVAQGIPVPMMAGMDMSSMEMSAAPMHEMSLSATHDMHNADQMSHEALPSSPLPAMSPMEMMDAACGYCVLLMHLPLLVLLAIPLLWSMAEVVRPPLPCAIQCPISAPLFSNSQPRAPPVTVLVA, from the coding sequence ATGATGATTTCCATAGGCCAGATAGCTCACTCACGACGTCGCTTCCCCGCATGGCAGGGAATTTGCGCGATTTTGATGCTATTTATCGCGCCAGTGGTGTCCAAAGCCTTGGTTGCACAAGGAATACCTGTTCCGATGATGGCGGGTATGGATATGTCATCGATGGAAATGTCTGCCGCGCCGATGCACGAAATGAGCCTGTCTGCGACGCACGACATGCACAACGCCGATCAAATGTCGCACGAAGCTCTCCCATCATCGCCGTTACCGGCTATGTCGCCTATGGAGATGATGGACGCGGCCTGCGGTTATTGCGTGCTGCTGATGCACCTGCCTCTGCTGGTTTTGCTGGCGATTCCGCTGTTGTGGTCGATGGCCGAGGTGGTTCGTCCGCCGCTGCCTTGTGCTATTCAGTGTCCGATCTCCGCGCCTTTATTTAGCAATTCTCAGCCACGCGCCCCTCCTGTTACTGTTCTGGTCGCCTGA